The stretch of DNA gttttttaattaattcaaagagttctctttccacgccggctctcttaaggacgtcatcgtttcgaactctatccacccaaggtatgcgcatcattcttctcaatggccacatttcaaatgcttcaagtttgttgatagatgtttttttcaaagtccacgtttccatgccataaagcaagatggaccatatgtagcacttgaccattctgtagcgtatttcgaaatttaggttttgattacataggagaggtctgaatttcacaaaagcttgtcttgccatttgtattcgggtttttatttcttgttgtggatccgattggtcattgattgtggtgccaaggtttcacgcgttttatgcgatcgtcacctaagcatattatcgggttttctggagggtttctgctaatgaccatatatttcgttttcaaaatgttgattttgaggccatattttttacctatgctattcaccctatcaagtaataactgctgatcttccaaattatcagttataatcactgtgccGTCCGCATAGcataggttgctaattggtatgccgttcaccttaatgcctaattccgtgtcttctaatgcttccgcaaatatattttcaacatataaattaaaaagcatcggagagagtacctatgcagccttggcggacacctttccggatttcaaattcatccgtatattggtcttgatcaatcctcacctttgccatttggttccagtatagattctgaataattctgatctccttctggtcaatgttggccctatgtagtagttccatcatgatatcatgtttaacattgtcaaatgccttctcgtagtcgatgaaggtgaggtagacatcttttcgttgatctaaacagttttgtattaaggtgttcaaacataaaattgcctctcttgttcctagtcctcccttaaaaccgaattgtgttgacccgctaagttcttctagtgtCTTGTACATTCTtaagtgtaatatcctaaggaagagtttcagcaagtgactcattaaactgattaagcggtgttcattgcattttgtggcattagctgtttttgggatcaacacaaaggatgactgcagccattctcgcggaatgtaaccagtatcataaattctattgaacagctttaccaagatttcgatattctcctcgtctattagttttattgcttctatattaattttatctggacctgttgctttatgcatctttgtggttctaactgcatattctatttcacttcgcattattgatggccctgataagttttcggaaggaagtttgcgcgttggttgtgttggtctttcgtcattaaaaagtctttctgcgtattctttccacgccattgctatctcctcttctgactctatgtattcgtttctatcgttgcgtattcttgttctgtggtggcttttgtgtatattcgatatttctttgatcttcttatgtagtccaaaactatctccctTTTcttgcaattgttctatttcgttgcacctttccaccatccaacgttcttttgctttcttaaccttctggcgaatttctttgtgtatctgtttgtatttgtcttgattacgttgttgtttatgttgtcttcgcttttccattagatccataatttcgtccgtcatccattcgttatgctttctctttctgatctgtgttttaacttccctgtttactgccagaatcgttcctttaatatcattgaccatctcttcgatatcatcattttgttctattattcgcattctttcattaatttgatttgcataactcttcttaagattttcgtctctcatcagttctcttgtatttataggcgtgctggtgtttgtatttgttctcttaatttttgctagttttaacctcacatctgctattagcggattatgatcggatgcaatatcagcacctggatatgctgcgattcttttgatagcgttacgaaatcttctgtttattaaaacgtagtcaatttggtttctaattattcgatttggacggtctcctggtgatttccaagtatataacttacgaggcgggagctgaaaccatgtgttcatgacgACAAAACCGTTCTCCTGGCAGTATTCACACAACaggtcgcctctttcatttctaactccaaggccgtactctccaattatgtcttcatatcttcctttacccaccttggcgttaaagtcgcccattattatgtttatgccctctttctttgttagtcttattgctttttccagatctttatagaacttagttatttcttcttctgacttATCTGTGTTGGTGCATATGCTTGTGTCACATTTATGTTTACTGGTTTGCCTGTCATTTTGATCAACATGACTCGTTCGGAAATTGGAACAAAATCTGTCACCGATTTACTGGTCTTCCTGTCAAGAGCAATAGCCACTCCATGTCGGTGATGTCTATTTGTTGGGTCACTACACGAGTAATAAATAGTAATCTTATCTTTCGTAAACTGTCCAGATCCAGTCCATCGGACTTCactgactcccattatatttattttcagccgATTCATTTCCTTTATAAGGTTGTGTAGTTTTCCTGGTTCATAAAGACTATTAACATTCCATGTTGAAATTCGTTGGATATCATCTACTTATCTCGAAAGGTACACAGGTATACCATTTATCTCGAAAATAGCTTCACTTGTTTCTAAAACTTTTACTTCTTCATCTATACCATTTTCTTGTTCGTGGTTTGGAGAAATTTCTACTGACGACTTTTCTGCAAATGCTGAGTAGATTTGTTTCAATATTTGGTAATCATTATATTaagttttacaattatttcgACATTGATGTTTAATTTTGTCATTGCCAAGTATTTCACAAAATTGTTTATAAGAAATTGTTGTATTTGGATCAATGAGTGTTAGCAAATCTTTGTGCTCATCCAGATTACCTCTTCAAATTCTTTCCAAAGACATTTTGAATAGTCAAGTGCAGACGAATTCCGCATGCACTAAACCCACTTCTGATAACATTTGGATTTGACATATCTACAGCAGATTTTAAAACTGGAGCAAACTGTACTTTCGTTAACACTTTTTGGGGGTTGCCTCCCCTAAACTGAAGCACAGCTTTGTTCCAAAAAGTTTTTAGAGGCTTAAACGCAGCCACATCCGCTGGTTGCATTGATCTCaaatcataaaataaataaaataataaaatatcaaactaaTATTACGTGTAATATTATTTTGATCTAAATAAGGATTAAATATATTTCCAATGTATTTGTAAAAGTTTTTGTTGTCCATCCAATCCATTATATTAAACCAATACCCCACGAATTCGGCACAGCACTTAATATATCATTAGGCAGTCTCTTATGGGGATAAATTATCATCGGAGGTAAAATATTTCCCATTGCAGAAAATGTGAACATAACTGTTAAGTTAACCTTTGGGTTATGTTTAATTTCATAGACattaaacctttttatttttgggacataGATAAAAGCATGTCTCGTCAGCAATGAAGATCCTTGTTGGgttttgaagaacatcttcaattCCTTTTTTATCTAGATAAAATTTTATGTTGTTAAACCATTTGGTAATGTCTCTTTGGTTAATGTTTGAACTTGCTGATGTCACTCCCTCTAAAGTCTTTAGGGAAATGTTGGGATTGCGCTTCAACAATGCTGATAGCTATGTTCTACCTGGTCTATTTTCAACAAATGGATTCATTCTAGGGTTATTCCCTAAAAATGTTTTAACGAAGTCCTTAATGTCGTCAACACGAACAGAAAATCCTCtattttgacaatgaaaaatcCAGAGTTTAAGTTGTTCCTTTATTCCTCGAAAGAAATGGATCTGGTCCATGCGTTATCTTGTTATGAAATTTTTCACTTTTACGGTAACTTATGGTGGCTCTGGGAATATTGAAAACTCTTGAAGCTTCTCGCTCACTCATACCATATTGAATTAGCTCCAAAGCCTTTTGAACATCGTTTTCGGAAGTGTTTTCAGTTTTAGATCGTTTTGGCATAGTTGCTAAAAAGTACAATAATTAGTTATTGGCCACACATAAAACACTAGTCATTAACATATGTCAATCACTAGATTCTTACAAAAAACTAACGTCTGTATTGATAATTTAATGCATTAGTACCTAGTTGGCCACATTAAAATTTacgttattaaaataaatagcgTTAGATTCGTTATGCATTTTCGGACAGGTCATACACTATATTCTCAcaataacataaaacataaagTAGAAAGAGAATTTCAGTATATAGTACCTACTTACCGGCTAACACAAGTTTCTCTAGATATGTAAATAACAAAAAATCACTAGCAAACTAACGGCACAGAATAGTGTCTCAATCAACATCGAATACTGACTAAAACAAGGTGGTTACCTTGAAACTATATGTGTCATACTCTAGCAGACATGAtgccaaacttaaaaaaaagtagtcagatttaataaaatatcaacatTTTCTAAATTTTAATCAAAACATATTAGAGGCTAATAATTCACTCATGGCCAACAACTGGTGCATTTACCCTACCCTGAGCAGGAATGTACACGTCATCGGGTCGATAATTCAGCGGCGTGGCAGATTTAATCAACTTGTAGTTTAGAAGGTTCAAATATTTAGTCATGTTTCAGTCAGAAATTTTTCAAAACCAACAGtattaaattaaagataaaacTCCTGTTTTTAATTGGAATTTATATTGAAATTGTAATAATGTCTATATTCTGGTTTTTAAGCGTACATTTTACAATCTATGGAGTGAGTAACACCGAGCCGCAAGCCTCCATCTCTTACCGTACTGCTCATCTATAGTTCGATCCGATACACCATTTAGAATTAGCATATTAGTACCTAACAGAtccatttagaattttaaactactacgttagcctttttgttttctggccAGGGTCTGAACCAGCGACCAGTAGATCATTCACAGTGAAATGAATGCGATTCGTTTGCCTGGTCCGCTTGGCTATCTTACCGATAAAATAAAGTAAGTAATTTAGTTTAATGAAAATTTTGATTCTCGCACTTTGAGCTCATTTGGAAAAGTTTGAAAATAGAAAACAAATCTTATTTTAGCGACACTGTTAAAAGTGAATGTAGAATAAGtacataaattgaaaaaaaaacaagacgCAATCAGAAagaaatatttattgatatgttGTAGAGGTTTTAGTGATACTCTTACCACCATATAATGACCAAAAgtcttaataaaaataatacagaaAAGAATGTTTGAAATGAATACCAATCACTAACACCTACTGGCTTATAATTTTCTattatatttcaaaaatgtctACGTTTTGAGCATCCAATCTATTCATTGTTTACAAAATGACATTAATTTGTTCTATTTGATACAATtacaataattttacataatttaacattataatataataaatgtttcggTTTCCAAGTTACTTCTACGATTGGTTGGGATGTAGAGAAGCATAGATCGGCGCAGCTTTGGACTTTGCCAGTTCAGATGCATTTTTAGCTGCATCCTTCAGTTTCGCCGTTGCCTTAGCAGTGGAATAACTTGAAGTCAGTGCATTTTGTTGTGGATATAGGTTGGAGAGGACATAATTAAAACCACCCACCTTAAATAAACATGTATATCATTATTTTCGTTGATTTCGAATTTggtaaaaactgttaaaatattatcaaagagtGTAGACTTTCACCCATTGTATTCCGGGTATATAGGAGGTTGTCTGTTCATTTTCATCCATCGTCATACCAACAAAACCGATATAAAAGTCTAAGATCGGCCAAAGATCCAACACAACTTGTTTCCATTAGAGAAATTTACCCGATTCACTGTAGTTTATAGTTCAGTGTACAACAAAACATAGTGTAAATAATCGTTTGATTGGGCATAGGCGCACCTATCGCATAAGGTCCGTGCGGAATATTAGCTGTTGCAGAACACAACATTACAGAATACAACTATCTAATTTTATTTCAAGAAACACAAGTGCTTAGAAGAACATCAAACTACTACCCACAGATGTTCAGAGAGGCTATCGAAATCTAAAAACCCTAGATACACTTAAATCGTACAGAAGGAAGTTCAAACAAGATGTGAAGGGAGAAACCCACTCAGTTAGAGGAAGAGAGACAGGACATTTGCACCATTGCCAATTTATAATGCCTGCCAAAGATGCAGATGAAACAGGAAAAAATAATTCCAGACCTATAAGTCCGGAAAACAATGTATCATCAAAAAATATTAGTCTACattcaacaatttttttccaGTTTGAAATTTATGATAGAGGTCACCGAGGCGGTTCTAGATATACCACATTTATTAGCTCTGTTTTAATAACCCAAGTTACTGGGTGTTAAACCCAAACGATTCACTTACTAATCACAACAAAAAATCCAGGTCcgcattaacaaaaaaatataaagtaataaTTGTGACCTTGAAACAACACTGTATATTGAAATTCAAAATCCGTTTGCATATTTGAAAAGAGCACAAAAATCAAGTTTAAAggtgtatttcaatttttttgcgTAGATAATTTAATTACGTCAAGTTTTAAATTATACTGAAATTTTTAAGAACTCTGAGACTTTTAGTAATAAATTCTTGAAGTTACTGAATGAATACTTATTTGAAAATACTAAATATTTGTTAACTACGTTGGTTTTCCGTTTTGTATCTGTAGACCAATCcagtttatattttataaattccgGTTCGtaaatttttaatagtttttaaaacagcttttAATACTCCAgtaattacaattaaaaaaaattaaatcgaaattTAATAAACTTAAGATAATAACTTAAAATATTGCGAAGTGATTTTAGGATTAATTTGGGTTATTTCTACGCATTTCCCCCATGCTGCTTGTGATTAATCAACTCAAGCTCGTATATTGTAAGAATCTACATACTGTAATACAACATTCATATCCAAGATTCAGTCCAGACACCCATGACTTTGACAGAAGATTATTATTTATGTCAGATAATTTAGATCAATCCACGAATTTCTTCTCATCGTTGTTAGTATatatttggtcaacatcgtgaagagccgtaagctgcagtacttaggacatataatgagaaatcaaggcagatacgagctacttcaatgcattttgcaaggtaaaattgaaggaaacaGGGTCCCatgacgaagaagaatatcctggcttgctaacctgagagcatggtatagaaagacctcaacacagctatttcgtatagcaactaacaaagtcatcatagccagaatgatcgttcggaacggacaggcagaAGAAGAAGTTGTTAGTATTGATTTATAAAAATGCCTCATCAATTTTCCAGTGAAGAATATGCGGATATTATCTTTATTTATGGATTTTGTGATGGAAATGGGCTAGCCACAAGAAGTACTCTCTTCTTTAGGTTACAATTActttacatttttttgttaacCTGAACCTGGATTTTTCGTGTGATTAGTAAATGGATCGTTTGGGTTCTGAATGAGACATATGTGtactaaatatcaaaaaatatacagggtggttctAAAGTTATGGATTCAGAAAGAAATGAGCAAAATCTATAAAACACTCGCTATAAAACCGATAAGAGCCAGTAAATGTCGTATATCTAGAATCACCTCAGTGACTTCTATTCAccatttaacatataaatatttccgTTTccaataaaacaccctgtatttgcaaataaaattttgtaaagcTTAAACTGTCTAGCACAAAACTTAAAGTAGTCTTACTGTTCAGTCGATTTTTTGCCCTTCAGatgttaaagttttgttaattttCCGGGTGTTCATCTCTTGGTTGTTAATTTCCGGTTGATTGGAGATATTTGCAGACGTTTCGTCAAAATCACATTTGGCACTTTCTTGCTTCTTATTCCaaagtaggattaaaaatgaatgaaCACCTTGTTTACCTTCTAAACAGATTGTGGCAGTAGttagtgtttattatttatttttcttccatTAATGATGTCCAATTCAAAACGATTTTGGTCAATTTTGAAGCAGCTTATCTATGACTTCATTAGCCTCCCTTCCGTTGTGAATCAAATTCGATATGACAGTAGTTGGAGAGTTGATATTGATTATTAGAGATTTGAACAGAACACGTTGATTTTGTCTTGACGGTTGTTAAAACAACCTCCTGTTGTTAATATGCCTTATTAAAGTTAAGTAACGTGTGTCTATCCGtgagttaaaatatattttgcgATTTGTCTACAAGTTCCGGTAATTAATTCTAAATTACTTACCATTTTATGGCAATTCTTCTTAAATCTTTCATAGCCAAATGCACAAATAGCTCTGCTAAATCCTTTAATTTGTGAATCAATCCAGGCGTACCTCATAGCTACTGTTTTACCAGGATGTTCCTCACTCTCGGTATACACTACTTTTTCTGTTACACTCTGTAAAAAATAGTATTTGTAAATTGATTGTAATACAAAACAATCGATAAATTTCGTCTAAATCTATTTTCGCATTTAACAATACCTATTCGAAATAAAAGTTGAAAgtatatacaattattttttttttcagtaaacaaaactatttaaaaaaaaacgagagTAGACCAAAAAAATAAGTAGGGGTAAAGGGCAATAAACAAGTATATAAATGATGACAAGGACAATGCAAGCGTTATCTTGAATCAAGGTCATTATCAAGAAAAAATCAAGAACTAATGAGAAACTGGGCCTACATAAAACTACAGAAGGATCTGTTTCCGATCTGAATATTCACTTTCATCTAGGGGTTTTATTTTGCCAATTATACGACTATTACTTTAATGTAGAGTATAATAACTCTCTACTATCAACTACCAACTCCTTAAAAAcgccaaatttaaaaaataatatttttgataattttttgaagttgTGTATAAAGTTGCTTGAAATATTCTGAGGTCATTTATCAACGATATATTCGTGTTAAGCAACACCAAAAACCCCCCGTAATGATTTTTGACTGATTttaaacgaaaataataaaaCTCCACGAGAAAAACTCCACCCAGGTAGCTCGAGGACTAACGTAAATTAATTCATTCTTGTCagtattttataaacaatttttttataaataaatttttaaatttgaatattttaatttactagTCCCATCGTAAAGTACggctaaaatatattaaaaatacattaaaagtACGGCTAAAACtacattaaaaatgataaaatgtTATATATAACAATTGTCTTTCATCTTTGTTCTTTTTTCTCTAAAAGCTACGTATAAATAGAAAGGTTTGAaatatgtttcttcttcttcttctttttatataaacatgactctgtctgtttttcaatgtgcctccagtaagttgtcgttacaTCGTTTTTGTGGTATTCCTACTGGTCGTCTTCCtattgccgtctttactactctatttgttgtcattcggcttatatgatcgttccattctactcttctatttcttacccagttcttaatgttctaaaccttgcatctatgttgtatatctatacttctagttctgtcccatagtgtctaaCCATAAGTAAGAcactaagtgttttcatctctgctgtttctaacatcctttttgtcttaTCTGTATCAGGTTTTGTTtgtgccgcgtatgtcattattggtctgatgaccgttttgtaaattctgcctttcgtttctttcccgatatttttatttctccatattgtttcatttaggcagactgcggctctgtttgctctattcacttgatcttccacttcagtttcgagctttccgtagcttgATAATGTAATGCgtagatatttaaacttttatcacttgttctattatctgaccttccagctccaatttacatcttagtaaatttactgtcgtaaccatgcattttgtcttttttggaaaaaataaacatgttaaattttctggcggttatattaaactaaaa from Diabrotica undecimpunctata isolate CICGRU chromosome 4, icDiaUnde3, whole genome shotgun sequence encodes:
- the prel gene encoding protein preli-like, which translates into the protein MPKFFSDSTIFNYTWDQVAQGFWKRYPNPNSKHVLTEDTVEREVRSGKLFSKRLLTKTNSIPKWAERFMSSRHVNIIEESIVDPKNKVLTTYTRNLGYVKVMSVTEKVVYTESEEHPGKTVAMRYAWIDSQIKGFSRAICAFGYERFKKNCHKMVGGFNYVLSNLYPQQNALTSSYSTAKATAKLKDAAKNASELAKSKAAPIYASLHPNQS